A window of Companilactobacillus allii genomic DNA:
AAACTAGGTGAAAGTGGCTGGTTCTATGCCGCTAATGAGTTAAGTGCGATTGTGTCCATTACCATTCCTATTATGATTTGGTATGCACTCGAAAAAATCGACACTCTTACACGTGTATATTATTGGATAACGATCATCTTAGCTGTTTATTCAGCCTTGCTGATTGGTACTAAGGGTTCTTTAATAGCCATCATCTGTGGTATTTGTATGGGAATCTTGGCAACAGTTGTTCAATTCTTTAGACGTGGTTCAAATAAGAAGCTGTTGGCAGGATTGTGTGGATTATTAGTGATTACCTTAGGTGGTATATTTGTCGCTTATCCAGCAATGGCTGTATCTAGAACTGCTGAATTACACACTGAAATGATAAAGTATAAGAAGAAACAAGCTAAGACCAAAAAGGGTATAACCAAAGATCAAGAGAAATACGTCAAGACTAATAAGACGGTATCTTATCTGTTGAGTGGTAGAACGGTTTACTTTGAAACTGCTGCACACAACTTCCAAAAGGCAACTCCTGCACAGAAGATATTTGGTATGGGATATGCTACTAACTTTAAGAAGGTCAAAGATGCTAAGTTAGTTGAGATGGATTACATTGATATTTTCTTCCAGTTTGGTTTCTTAGGAACGATTGTCTATATGGCACCACTTGTTTACTGTTTGGTTTATCTCATTGGATTATTCTTTAGAAAATTCAAGTATATGTGGTCGTTCAAATGGTCATTATTGGTGGCTAGTGTAGCGTTAGGATTTGGTATGGCACTACTAACCGGACACGTTATTGAAGCTCCATCAGTAAGTATTTATTTTGTAACAATACTTGCTTATGCAATGTTCAATGCTAGGGTGTTCTTTAGAACAAATGAGGATCCGGATACTATCGGAGTCGAGAAATAATAAAAAGAACGTGGAAAATTAATTTTCCGCGTTCTTTTTTTCTTTCTTTATTAATCTCATGTACTTGGGAATTGCTAACATACGTCCGATTCTTGTTGGTTCTTTGATCAATCGATATAACCATTCCAAATTTAGTTTTTGAAAGATACCAGGTGCACGTTTCTTCGTTCCAGAGAAAACGTCAAAGCTTCCACCAACACCGATCCAGATGGCATCGATATTCTTGCGATACTCATCGATAAAGAATTCTTGTTTAGGATATCCAAGAGCAACCAAGATAACATTTGGTTTCTTTTGAACGATTTCATCAATGACAATTTGATTATCTTTGAAATATCCATCGTGATATCCTACCAAGTCTATTTGTGGATATTCTCTTTCGATACGTTTGGCACTAGCCTTTATGACTTCTTCTTTTGCGCCGAGTAAATAAACTTTCAGTTGCTTACGATTAGCTGTTTTAATTAAATACATCAAAGTATCAAATCCAGTGATACGCTCATGCATAGGTGTTCCTAATGTTTTTGCGCCCTTAATTATTCCGATGCCATCTGGAATAACATAATCAGCACTATTGATCACTTTTGAAAATTTGGGATTTTTTTGAGCTGAAAGGACCATTTCTGGATTAGCGGTAACGATGAATTTGTTAGATCTGGCATCCATGTCATCACTTAAGTACTTTTGAAATTGTTTTTCAGTGAAGTTGTCAAACTCTGTACCCAAAATATTTATTCTATTCTTGTGCATACCGTTCTCCTTTACTGTATTATTATACACGAGAAAAGATTATTTTGAGAGGTGCGCTATGAGGGTTTTACATATTAATGCTGGTAATGAAGACGGCGGAGCTAGAACTTATATTGTTAATTTAATGAAAGGTCAACAAGTGACCCATACAGAGTCTAGCTTGCTTACTTTCGAAGATGGGCCTGTTGCCAAGATGGCACGTGAAAATGGCTTGAAGGTGGCTGTAATGCCACAGAAGCAACGTTTTGATTTATCAATACTAAAACCGCTAGTTACATATATTAATAACAACCAAATCGACATTGTTCACACCCACGGTCCTCGTGCCAATTATATTGTTTCGATGATCCACAAAAAAATCAACGCTAAGTGGGCTATTACGGTTCACTCAGATCCAAGAATCGATTTTTCAGGCTTGAAAGGTAAGGTCATGCTTAACTTGAATCTTCACGCTTTGAAAAAAGCTGACTTTTTATTCTACATGAATCCAGATTTGAAGCTATACTTTGAAAAGTTGAAGATCCCAGACAATAAGTTATTTGAAGTATTTAATGCTATTGATTTTTCTCATTCTAATCCACTACCAATCAAACATCTGACATTTTCCATTTTGGAAGTCGCACGTTTGGTTGAAGTTAAGAATCATGAATTGTTGTTAAATGCTCTGAGTAAGGTGAAGTTCAATTACAGGCTTACTTTGGTTGGTGATGGTCCAAGGATGTCTGAATTACAGAAAATGTCTAAGGACTTAGGAATTGACGACAAAGTGGATTTTGTCGGTTTCAAAGAACACACTGGCGATTATTATGAAGACTGTGATATTTCAGTTTTGACTTCTAGATCTGAGAGTTTACCAACTGTTTATCTAGAGTCAGCCTATTATGGTCGTCCAGTTATTGCTACAAATGTTGGTGCTACTAATAAGATCATCAACAATGAAACTGGCTGGTTGATCGATTCTGAGAATGAAGAACAACTTATAGATGCATTGTATGATGCATATACAAATTGGAAAAACGACACATTGAATCAATTAGGATTGGCGCTGTATCAAGAGAGTCGTGAGAACTATTCGATTGAGAAATTAGCCGAATTGGTAGACCAAGGATACAAGCAAATTTAGTTTTCGTGTTAAAATAAAAACTGTAAATTTTATACCATCAAAAATCAAGGAGATATGATGACTCAATACCAAGACGAAGGTTTGACTTTACATACAGATTATTATGAATTGAATATGATGTATACATATTGGAAGAAGGGATTACATAATCGAAATGCCGTTTTTGAATGCTTTTTCAGAAGCTTACCATTTGATAATGGATTCGCTATATTTGCTGGATTAGATCACGTTATCGATTATTTGAATAATCTGAAGTTTTCAGATTCAGATATCGAATACTTACGTGAATACGGTGAGTTCGATGAAGAGTTTCTATCTTGGCTAAAGGATTTTAAATTCAGCTGTACAATTCGTTCTGCAAAAGAGGGGGATTTGGTTTTCAATGAAGAACCAATTTTCCAAGTGGAAGGACCCCTTGCACAATGTCAGTTAATCGAAACAGCTGTATTAAATATGATCAATTATCAAACTCTAGTTGCTACTAAAGCTGCTCGTATCAAGACAGTTTGTGGGGATGATCCTGTATTGGAGTTTGGTTCTAGACGTGCTCAAGAAGTTGATGCAGCACTTTGGGGTAGTCGTGCTTCATATATCGGTGGATTTGATGCAACAAGTAATGTTCTTGCCGGTAAGTTGTTCGGTATTCCTATCTCAGGTACACATGCACATGCGCTAGTACAGACTTATCGTAACGAGTATGAAGCGTTTAAGGCATATGCAGAGACCCATAAGAACTGTGTATTCTTAGTTGATACATATGACACGTTAAAGAGCGGTGTTCCGAATGCAATCAAGGTTGCTAAGGAAATGGGCGATAGGATCAATTTTCAAGGTGTTCGAATTGATTCAGGTGATATGGCTTATATTTCTAAGCGTGTCCGTGAACAATTGGACGAAGCTGGATTCACTGATGCTAAGGTCTATGCTTCAAATGACCTAGATGAAAAGACGATTCTTAACTTGAAGATGCAAGGTGCCAAGATCGATGTTTGGGGTATTGGTACTAAGAATATCACGGCATTTGATCAACCTGCTCTAGGTGCTGTATACAAGTTGGTAAGTATTGAAGATGATCGTGGTAACATGATGGATACTTTGAAATTATCAAGTAATGCAGTTAAGATTTCTACACCTGGTAAGAAACAAGTGTGGAGAATAACTAATAATGAGAAGAATAATAAATCCGAAGGTGATTACGTTACACTTTGGAATGAGAACCCTAGAGAACACTCATCTCTATATATGTTCCACCCTCAATATACATATATCAATAAGACCGTTGAGGATTTCCAAGCTGAGCCATTACTACATGATATATTTGAAGATGGTAAGCAGATTTATACAAGTCCTAGTGTGCAGGATATCAGAGATTACTGTGCCAAGAATCTAGATTCGCTGTGGGATGAGTATAAGCGTATTTTGAATCCTCAAGTATATCCAGTCGACTTGTCATCTAAGCTTTACAGTCATAAAATGAAATATATTGAAAAGATTAGAAATGATGTAAATAACATTAGAATAGGTGACTAATTAATGAGACCACTTCAAAAGGAAATTATTGCATACGAAGGAACTAAGCCTGTAATTGATGTTGACGAAGAAATCCGTCGCTCAGTCGACTTTTTAAAGAATTATTTATTAAAAAACAAAGGATTAAAATCTCTAGTATTAGGTATTTCCGGAGGACAAGATTCAACCTTGGCTGGACGTTTATCACAGATTGCTATGACAGAACTCCGTGATGAAACAGGAGATAGCGATTACAAGTTTATAGCAGTCAGACTTCCTTATGGTGAACAAGCTGATGAGTCAGATGCGATGCAAGCTATCGAGTGGATGCAAGCAGATGTTGTCTCACGAGTTAATATCAAAGCTAGCGTTGATGCTTTAGTGCGAGCTGTTGAAGAGAATAATTATAATATTACAGATTTTAACAAGGGTAATATCAAAGCCCGTACGAGAATGATTGCACAATATGCAATTGCAGGTGATAATAAGGGTGTAGTGGTTGGAACTGATCATGCAGCTGAAAATATCACTGGATTCTTTACTAAATTTGGTGACGGTGCTGCTGATATTACACCGTTATTTCGTCTAGATAAACGTCAAGGACGTGCTTTGTTAGAGAGACTAAATGCTCCAAAGAACCTTTATGAGAAGACACCAACGGCTGATCTTGAAGAGGACCGTCCAAGCCTTCCTGATGAATTAGCTCTTGGTGTTTCTTATACAGATATCGATAATTATCTTGAAGGAAAAGATATTCCTGAAAAGAGTGCAGAGATCATTGAGAATTGGTATAAGAAAACTGCACATAAGCGTAGAAATCCCTATACAGTATTTGATAAGTAAAAAATTGGACATTCGTTTTTGGAATGTCCAATTTTTAAAAATGATTAAAATATAGTACGCAAGTATGTTAAGATATGCGCAAAGAGGTGTTTAAACATGAAGAAAAATTTAATTTCATTAATGAAACCAGAAGTTTTGGCTCTAAAACAACAGGATATCTTTAAGTTTAATGCACGCGCTAAGGGTATTCCTAATGTTATCAATATGACTATTGGTGAACCTAATTTTCCAACACCAGATCATGTGAAATTGGGTGCAATCAAGGCAATTGAAGAGAACAAAACTCATTACACAGTTCCAGAAGGTAATCACGAACTATTAGCTGCTGTAGCGAATTATTTGAATGTTAAATATGGACTAGATTATGATCCATTGACTCAAATCGTTGCTACAACTGGTGTAACGGAAGGCGTTTTCTCTGCGTTTAATGCAATATTACAACCAGGTGATGAAGTATTGATTCCTTCACCATCATTCACTATTTATGGTCCAGATGCTAGTTTTAATAAAGCAACTCCTGTTTATATAGATACTTCTAAGACAGGCTTTAAAGTTACTCCAGAAGTATTGGATCAGATTATGACGACCCATCCAAAAATCAAGATATTTTTGATAAACTTCCCAAGTAATCCGACTGGTGTCAGCTATACTCATGATGAGTTAGTTGAGTTATCAGACATACTAAGAAAATATGATGTTTTTGTTTTAAGTGACGAAATTTATAGTGAATTAACGTATAATTATAAGCATGAATCATTCGCAAGCTTCTTGCCAGAACAGACTATTTTACTCAATGGGCTTTCTAAGTCTCATGCAATGACAGGATGGCGTTTTGGTGTAGTGTGTGGTCCAGCTGATATCGTGGCTCAAATTAATAAGATTCACGAGTTAGCAACGACTTCTATTACTTCAATTACTCAAGCTGCTGCACTGGAAGCATATACGAATGGATTCGATGATCCTATTGCTATGCGCGAACAATACTGTGCGAGAAGGGATGTCTTAGAGGCTGGTTTAACTAAACTTGGCTTCAAGTGTCCAGATCCAGATGGAGCCTTCTATTTATTTGGTAAGATTCCTGACGGATTAGATCAAGACGATGTGCAGTTATGCAATGATATTCTAGATGAAGAACATCTGGCAATTTTACCGGGTAGTTTCTTTGGAGTTGGTGGAGCTGGTTATATTCGTTTCAGCTATGCATCAAGTATGGAGAATATCAATGGTTGTATTTCTAAGTTAGGTGACTTTATCAAGAATCATACTCACGCTAACGAAACTACTGCGTAAAAAGCAAAATCAACAAGGATTATTAAGAGGGAAATATGCTTAACAAATTTCAAGATATTATAAGTAAAATTTTATTGATCTGTGTTGCTATATTTACTTCAGTAGTGTTTGTTCAAATGATAATTTATTACAGTAAAACTTATTTATCGTATGAACCAGTATTTAATGTACTGGTTCTTATTTGTGCAATCATTTTGACACTTTTAGCGGCACTAGTTCTTATCAGGATTTCTGATGAGAATAAAATAAAGAATAGATTAGTTCTATACACATTGATTGCAATATTTGCAATCGTAGCAATTATTTGGATAAATGTGGTCCCTAGCACTCAAATAAGTGATTTTAGTGCTTTTTGGCAATATTCAGCAAAGGCTCTATCCGGGAAGCCAATTACGATCACTGACAATGATTACTTTGCTAAATGGGCCTATCAAACTGGATTCTTAGTATACGTGATGGCTGTTGTAAAGGTATTTGGCCAACATATTATAGCTATCCAGTTATTGAATGTCTTATATCAATCATTAATATTAGTGATGATCTATAAGCTAGTTGTAAAAATATTCAATAATATCAAGATGGCTCGTTTGGCAGTATTATTACTGATGATCGATCTCGATTGGTTTGCTTTGAATAGTCAAGCTTGTAATCAATACCTAGGAACACTGTTGTTCTTAGTCACTTTTTATCTAGTCATGTTCAATAAATATTGGTCTTATGTACTGGCTGGTGTAACATTAGCTATTGGTAGTATTATTAGACCAATTGGTCCAGTTATTATAGCTGGAATAGTAGTGTATGGAATTATTTATATGCTAATTAAAAATAATAAGTTTGATATTCATGCAATCTGGAAGTTATTAATAACTCTAGCCATATATTTTGCGATATTCAGTGGAGCCAGTGGACTGATCAAAGCTACAGGACTTAATGAATATGGATTAACTAATCGCGATTCCGAATGGAAATTCGTGACCGGATTGGACTATAATTCTAAGGGTGTTTATGATCAAACTATGGTGGACCAATTTGATTTGAATGCTAGTCGTAGCCAGATGAGTAAAAAAGAATATCAAATTATTGATAAACAAGTTAAGTTTCTAAATGAAAGTCCGAAGAGATGGATCAGTTTATTCTGGGCTAAAAACGCCACTTTGTGGGCTAAGCGGTCAACGGCCACGGACTTTACGGAGTTTGTGAAGATTCATTCAGCACGTGCTACCAATATAATGAATCTATTAGCTTATGTCGGAAGTATAATTTTGATAATTTTCTCATGGATCGGTTCATTAGAATTATTCAAGAAAAAGTTTAGTAAACGTATTTATTTGTTATTATTAACATTGATGGCATATGCTGTAGTTCAATTATTGATCGAGGTTCAAGGAAGATATCGAATTGAATTGTTACCAGTTATCACAATCCTTGGTAGCGTTGGGTTATATAAAGTAGTGAAATGGATTGACACAAAATTGAGGAGTCGATAAATTGTTTAAGCTAAGTATTGTTGTACCTTGTTATAACGAACAGGAAGTACTTCATGAGACAACAAAGGAATTAACACAAATCGTTAACAACCTTATTAATGAGAAAAAAATAACGGCTACCAGTAAAGTGGTGTTCGTTGATGATGGTAGTAGAGATAAGACTTGGAGTTTAATTGATGAGTATTCCAGCGAAAATGATCTGATCAGTGGTGTTAAATTGAGTCGTAATTTTGGACATCAAGGAGCACTACTCGCTGGTGTAACAGCTGCTTCTAAGGATTCTGATGCAGTTATCACTATTGATGCTGATCTGCAAGATGATGTTAATGCGATTCCTAAAATGGTCGATAAATTTATCGAGGGCTCAGAAGTTGTCTATGGCGTTCGTAATAATCGTGATACAGATAGTTCGTTTAAACGTGGTACAGCTGAACTCTTCTACAAGTTCATGGGATGGTTAGGTGTTAAACTGGTACCTGATTCTGCTGACTTCCGCTTGATGAGTAAGCGAGCCTGTGAAGTGTTATTGAGTTATAAGGAAACGAATTTATTTTTGCGTGGAATCGTTCCAATGGTTGGTTTCAAGTCTGATAAAGTATATTATGCGAGAAAAGAAAGATTCGCTGGAGAATCAAAATATCCACTAAAAAAGATGATAAAGTTTGCGGCAGACGGAATTACGTCATTTTCAATTGTTCCTATTAAGATGATAATGGGATTAGGATTTTTTATAGTGTTGATCAGTATCTTCTTACTGATATATACCATTGTCCAAAAGATAAACGGACAAGTTGTATCTGGTTGGCCATCAATGATGATCTCGATTTGGGCACTTGGTGGAGTACAACTGATCTGTATTAGTGTGATTGGTGAGTACGTTGGTAAGATATTCAGTGAAGTTAAGCACCGTCCAAGATTTACTATTGAACGAGATATTTATACAGAGAAAACTTTGAAAGAAAATAAGAGGTAGTTATTTATGAATGCAGCACAAAAGAAGGCCATGGTTTATGGCAATTTGATCAATAACACAGTTCAATCTATTCAAGATGAACAAGACAAGTTGAATCCAGAATTTGAAACATTGAGAAAAGCCTTGGATCGTGATCAGATCGAACGTATTGATTCTGTTGAATATACAAAGATTATGCATGACTTCAAAAAGGGAACAGATTCTTATCAAGATCTATTGACCAAACTACAAAAGGCCAAGGCACCAGCAAGATACATGGGAACACACATGTCTTTAGTAGCAGCGTTCAAAAAGTACGTTGAAGGTTGTACTGAAATGACTGAAAGTATTGGTGAAGATCAAAAAATCGATCGTGAGAAATTCAATAATGCTGAGAAAGTCCAAGATGAAAACATGGACAAGTTCTCTAAGTACATGCAAAAGATGACTGAAATTTAATGAACAATGAAGATCTAACTAGATTAATACAAAAGGTTTCCCAAGATAATTTTGGGAAACCTTTTGTTCACAAAGCCTTTTTTAATAATAGATTGCGTACTACCGGTGGAAGGTTTCATTTGAAAGATCGGCATATAGATATTAATCCTAAGGTGTATCAACAATATGGAACAGAAGAGTTAGTTGGTGTTATTAAACATGAACTGTGCCATTATCACTTGTATAACGCAGGGATGCCATCACAACACAAAAGCCGAGAATTCAAAGTTTTGTTGAAGCAAGTGGGTGGATCTAGATTTGCACCACCATTGAATAATTCGAATAAACATAAGACCCTTCATATATATGAGTGTTCCAATTGCCATACAGTTTATCAACGTGTTAGAAAGATAGATACTAGAC
This region includes:
- a CDS encoding O-antigen ligase family protein encodes the protein MQSFVKKYSIFLMLYIVFQPILDSITGLMMRLNMDVTFGVFIRMIVMAVTVFYLLIYLILNLDNKRGFMIIGYFVLLALMSVINLYINYRTKTLFVASLEITTLAKSLYYPIMLLGYFFTFEELAEDRVINKYFPKVIFYAVNLITIIMIVAHFTNTAFSSYSYYKLGESGWFYAANELSAIVSITIPIMIWYALEKIDTLTRVYYWITIILAVYSALLIGTKGSLIAIICGICMGILATVVQFFRRGSNKKLLAGLCGLLVITLGGIFVAYPAMAVSRTAELHTEMIKYKKKQAKTKKGITKDQEKYVKTNKTVSYLLSGRTVYFETAAHNFQKATPAQKIFGMGYATNFKKVKDAKLVEMDYIDIFFQFGFLGTIVYMAPLVYCLVYLIGLFFRKFKYMWSFKWSLLVASVALGFGMALLTGHVIEAPSVSIYFVTILAYAMFNARVFFRTNEDPDTIGVEK
- a CDS encoding WecB/TagA/CpsF family glycosyltransferase; its protein translation is MHKNRINILGTEFDNFTEKQFQKYLSDDMDARSNKFIVTANPEMVLSAQKNPKFSKVINSADYVIPDGIGIIKGAKTLGTPMHERITGFDTLMYLIKTANRKQLKVYLLGAKEEVIKASAKRIEREYPQIDLVGYHDGYFKDNQIVIDEIVQKKPNVILVALGYPKQEFFIDEYRKNIDAIWIGVGGSFDVFSGTKKRAPGIFQKLNLEWLYRLIKEPTRIGRMLAIPKYMRLIKKEKKNAEN
- a CDS encoding glycosyltransferase family 4 protein, with product MRVLHINAGNEDGGARTYIVNLMKGQQVTHTESSLLTFEDGPVAKMARENGLKVAVMPQKQRFDLSILKPLVTYINNNQIDIVHTHGPRANYIVSMIHKKINAKWAITVHSDPRIDFSGLKGKVMLNLNLHALKKADFLFYMNPDLKLYFEKLKIPDNKLFEVFNAIDFSHSNPLPIKHLTFSILEVARLVEVKNHELLLNALSKVKFNYRLTLVGDGPRMSELQKMSKDLGIDDKVDFVGFKEHTGDYYEDCDISVLTSRSESLPTVYLESAYYGRPVIATNVGATNKIINNETGWLIDSENEEQLIDALYDAYTNWKNDTLNQLGLALYQESRENYSIEKLAELVDQGYKQI
- a CDS encoding nicotinate phosphoribosyltransferase; protein product: MTQYQDEGLTLHTDYYELNMMYTYWKKGLHNRNAVFECFFRSLPFDNGFAIFAGLDHVIDYLNNLKFSDSDIEYLREYGEFDEEFLSWLKDFKFSCTIRSAKEGDLVFNEEPIFQVEGPLAQCQLIETAVLNMINYQTLVATKAARIKTVCGDDPVLEFGSRRAQEVDAALWGSRASYIGGFDATSNVLAGKLFGIPISGTHAHALVQTYRNEYEAFKAYAETHKNCVFLVDTYDTLKSGVPNAIKVAKEMGDRINFQGVRIDSGDMAYISKRVREQLDEAGFTDAKVYASNDLDEKTILNLKMQGAKIDVWGIGTKNITAFDQPALGAVYKLVSIEDDRGNMMDTLKLSSNAVKISTPGKKQVWRITNNEKNNKSEGDYVTLWNENPREHSSLYMFHPQYTYINKTVEDFQAEPLLHDIFEDGKQIYTSPSVQDIRDYCAKNLDSLWDEYKRILNPQVYPVDLSSKLYSHKMKYIEKIRNDVNNIRIGD
- the nadE gene encoding ammonia-dependent NAD(+) synthetase is translated as MRPLQKEIIAYEGTKPVIDVDEEIRRSVDFLKNYLLKNKGLKSLVLGISGGQDSTLAGRLSQIAMTELRDETGDSDYKFIAVRLPYGEQADESDAMQAIEWMQADVVSRVNIKASVDALVRAVEENNYNITDFNKGNIKARTRMIAQYAIAGDNKGVVVGTDHAAENITGFFTKFGDGAADITPLFRLDKRQGRALLERLNAPKNLYEKTPTADLEEDRPSLPDELALGVSYTDIDNYLEGKDIPEKSAEIIENWYKKTAHKRRNPYTVFDK
- a CDS encoding aminotransferase class I/II-fold pyridoxal phosphate-dependent enzyme; its protein translation is MKKNLISLMKPEVLALKQQDIFKFNARAKGIPNVINMTIGEPNFPTPDHVKLGAIKAIEENKTHYTVPEGNHELLAAVANYLNVKYGLDYDPLTQIVATTGVTEGVFSAFNAILQPGDEVLIPSPSFTIYGPDASFNKATPVYIDTSKTGFKVTPEVLDQIMTTHPKIKIFLINFPSNPTGVSYTHDELVELSDILRKYDVFVLSDEIYSELTYNYKHESFASFLPEQTILLNGLSKSHAMTGWRFGVVCGPADIVAQINKIHELATTSITSITQAAALEAYTNGFDDPIAMREQYCARRDVLEAGLTKLGFKCPDPDGAFYLFGKIPDGLDQDDVQLCNDILDEEHLAILPGSFFGVGGAGYIRFSYASSMENINGCISKLGDFIKNHTHANETTA
- a CDS encoding glycosyltransferase family 2 protein, producing the protein MFKLSIVVPCYNEQEVLHETTKELTQIVNNLINEKKITATSKVVFVDDGSRDKTWSLIDEYSSENDLISGVKLSRNFGHQGALLAGVTAASKDSDAVITIDADLQDDVNAIPKMVDKFIEGSEVVYGVRNNRDTDSSFKRGTAELFYKFMGWLGVKLVPDSADFRLMSKRACEVLLSYKETNLFLRGIVPMVGFKSDKVYYARKERFAGESKYPLKKMIKFAADGITSFSIVPIKMIMGLGFFIVLISIFLLIYTIVQKINGQVVSGWPSMMISIWALGGVQLICISVIGEYVGKIFSEVKHRPRFTIERDIYTEKTLKENKR
- a CDS encoding SprT family protein, with amino-acid sequence MNNEDLTRLIQKVSQDNFGKPFVHKAFFNNRLRTTGGRFHLKDRHIDINPKVYQQYGTEELVGVIKHELCHYHLYNAGMPSQHKSREFKVLLKQVGGSRFAPPLNNSNKHKTLHIYECSNCHTVYQRVRKIDTRRFVCGKCRGKLKFIKDINI